The DNA sequence GGCATCGGGGTGCTGCTGGTGTCCAGCGAGGTGCCCGAGGTGCTCGGCCTCGCCGACCGGGTCCTGGTGATCCGCGAGGGCCGCCTCGTGCACGAGGCCCCCGCGGCCGAGCTCGACGAGCACCGCGTCCTCGACCTGGTGATGGTCGCCCCGCACGGCACGAAGGAGGGCTCCGGTGACTGAGACCAAGGCCCGCACCACCGCCCGAGCGCTGCCCGGCACCGCCCGGCTCCGCCTCGGACGGGTCGGCGAGACCCGGCACCTCGGGCTGATCGTCGCGCTCGCGCTGCTCGCCGTGGTGGGGCTGATCACCCGCCCGGAGAACTTCGCCACCTCGGACAACCTGGTGAGCATCCTCGCCCTCGCGTCCACCATCGGCGTGATCACCGTCGGCATGACGTTCGTGATCATCGGTGGCGGCATCGACCTGTCGGTGGGCGCGGTGATGGCGCTCGCCTCGGTGTGGGCGACCACGCTCGCCACCCAGTCGTACGGGCCGTGGGTGATGGCGCTGTGCGCGATCCTCGTCGGCACCGGCGCGGGCCTGGTCAACGGCATCCTCATCGCGTACGGCCGGCTCGTGCCGTTCATCGCCACGCTCGCCATGCTGGTGGCGGCGCGCGGCCTCGCCCAGCGCATCTCCGACCGCAAGACCCAGCTCATCCGGCCGGAGAACGACGCGATCGTGGAGCTGTCCACCACCCGGGTGCTCGGGCTGCCGCTGCTCGTCTACATCTTCGCCCTCGTCGTCGTGGCCGGCTGGATCGTGCTCAACCGCACCACGTTCGGCCGCCGCACCTTCGCGGTCGGCGGCAACCCGGAGGCGGCCCGGCTCGCCGGCATCGACGTGCGGCGGCACACCATGCTGCTGTACGCGATCTCCGGCTTCTGCTGCGGCGTCGCCGCGATCCTCATCATGGCCCGGACCACCACCGGGTCGAGCACCCACGGTGACCTCTACGAGCTCGACGCGATCGCCGCCGTGATCATCGGCGGCACCCTGCTCACCGGCGGCCGCGGCTCGATCGTCGGCTCGATCCTCGGCCTGCTGATCTTCACCGTCATCACCAACCTGTTCATCCTCAACGGCCTCAACACCAGCGACCAGCTCATCGCGAAGGGCCTGATCATCGTCGCCGCCGTGT is a window from the Thermopolyspora flexuosa genome containing:
- a CDS encoding ABC transporter permease; translated protein: MTETKARTTARALPGTARLRLGRVGETRHLGLIVALALLAVVGLITRPENFATSDNLVSILALASTIGVITVGMTFVIIGGGIDLSVGAVMALASVWATTLATQSYGPWVMALCAILVGTGAGLVNGILIAYGRLVPFIATLAMLVAARGLAQRISDRKTQLIRPENDAIVELSTTRVLGLPLLVYIFALVVVAGWIVLNRTTFGRRTFAVGGNPEAARLAGIDVRRHTMLLYAISGFCCGVAAILIMARTTTGSSTHGDLYELDAIAAVIIGGTLLTGGRGSIVGSILGLLIFTVITNLFILNGLNTSDQLIAKGLIIVAAVLLQRRGLVGRRT